A single Clostridia bacterium DNA region contains:
- a CDS encoding manganese efflux pump MntP family protein, which produces MDILSIVLIAIGLSMDAFAVSVTNGIIIKNLKMSHALKIALYFGVFQALMPLAGWLAGSQFKDYITSIDHWIAFGLLAFIGGKMIREAFNEVEEEGVEGMCEVAISTQGTACENPLRMGRLFVLAVATSIDALAVGISFAFLRVSIVWSSMIIGLITFVICFAGVFIGNKFGGLLKKKAEIAGGLILICIGLKILIEHMGIIG; this is translated from the coding sequence ATGGATATATTATCAATAGTATTAATTGCGATTGGGCTTTCAATGGATGCCTTTGCAGTGTCGGTAACAAATGGAATCATTATTAAAAATCTTAAAATGAGTCATGCATTGAAAATTGCGCTGTATTTTGGGGTGTTCCAGGCTTTGATGCCCCTGGCAGGCTGGCTTGCGGGATCTCAGTTCAAGGATTATATAACCAGTATTGATCATTGGATAGCCTTTGGTTTATTGGCCTTTATAGGAGGCAAGATGATAAGAGAGGCTTTCAACGAGGTGGAGGAAGAAGGAGTGGAAGGTATGTGCGAGGTGGCCATATCCACTCAGGGAACAGCATGTGAAAACCCGTTGAGAATGGGCAGACTGTTTGTACTTGCTGTGGCAACGAGTATAGATGCTCTTGCGGTTGGCATCAGCTTTGCCTTCTTGAGGGTTTCTATAGTTTGGTCGTCAATGATAATTGGACTTATTACCTTTGTAATATGCTTTGCCGGTGTATTTATAGGGAATAAGTTTGGAGGCTTGTTGAAAAAGAAAGCAGAGATAGCAGGGGGTTTGATACTGATATGCATTGGATTAAAGATTCTTATAGAACATATGGGTATAATTGGATAG